The DNA region TGGCGGTCCTTGGAAACTACTTTGGGATGGTGCTTGCGGCCGCAGCGGTTATCGCGATCGGCATTTTCCTTTCGAGCCTGACCGAAAATCAGATTGTCGCCGCGGTGCTGACCTACTGTGTCTGCCTGTCGCTGTGGCTGGTCGATTTTCTGGGGGGCTACGTGAAGGGCGACGGGCTGCGCGCACTGGTGGCGTACTGCTCCTTCCGGAACCATTTCCGGGAGCTTTCGATGGGAATTTTCAGCCTGTCAAGCGTGGTTTATTATCTGAGCATCACCTTGCTGTTCCAGTATCTGACGGTACAGGTGCTGGAGAAAAAGAGATGGTCGTAAAGATGGCGGGTGAGGAAAGATGAAAAAGAAAACTCCGGAAAAGTCCGGTGCGCGGCGTGTCTGGGCCGCCTCGATGGCCCTGGCGGTCCTGCTCATGGTGCTGGCGAATCTCTGCGCCGCGCTGATGACCGACCGCTTGGGCGCAAAATTCGATCTTACGGAAAATAAACTTTATGCGCTTTCGGACACCACCATAGAGATCATCGGGAACCTGGAGACTCCGGTGACCATCCAGGTTTTCAACAACAGAACGGATTTTTTAATTCTGATCCGGGAGATCCTTGACCGCTACCAGCGCGGGGGCAACATGGTCACCGTGCAGTATGCGGACCCTTATGCCAACCCGCGGCTGGTGCAAGGCTACAAGGATGAAGGATATGAGATCGGTCTCAACAGTGTGGCAGTCGTTGGCGGCGGACAGAAAAAAGTGTTCGCCATCACCGATCTTTACGACATCGATCCCTCCACCCAACAGGTGAATGCCTGCATTGCCGAACAGGTGCTCACGTCGGCAATTTCGGCCGTGGCTGCGGGACACACCAGGCTGGTGCAGTTCACCGACGGGCATGACGAACGCCCGTCCGCCGGGCTCATGGAAATTTTTGAAAGCAACAACTTTGAAATCCAGCGCACCGCCGTGGCGATCACCGGGATCGATTCCCGAACCGATCTTCTGGTCATCGCCGCGCCAACCCGCGATTTTGAGGATCGCGAGACGCAGATGATCGGGGATTATCTGCTCGGCGGCGGCAGGCTGATGGTATTCCTGCCGCCCGCGTCCACCGCCTTTCCAAACCTTACGCAGCTTCTGCGGGAGTGGGGGATCAGCGTTTCGGATGGGGTGGTCCGCGAACCGCAGCTCTTTATGTACAGCGATCCGGTTAATGTGGCCGCGACCTATGTCGCGCATCCGATCACAGAATTTTTCAGCAAAAACAGGTATTACGTGGTTTCGCCTTCCTCACGGGCGCTTTCGCAGGAATTCATGCAGATGGGCAGTATTGCCACCCGTCCGGTGCTCACCTCCTCCAGCAAATCCTACGCGAAATCCGAAATTGAGACCGGCGACCCGGAAAAGCGGGAAGGCGATGCGGAAGGCCCGTTCCTGCTGGCGGTTACGGCGGAAAGGGACAATGGAACCGACCCGGTTGCACGAATCTTCTGTATGGGAAGCAGCGGGGTCTATGGGGACGACCTGCTTTCCGCGCGCAGCCTGGCCAACCGGGATCTTCTGATTCAGGCCGCGGGATGGCTTGCAGAGGATGAGCCGCTGTTCCATATCCCGGCTAAGAACCTCAACCTCTCCGCGATCGGCATTCTTGATTACCAGGTGGGCATTTTGGGGCTGCTTCTGATCCTCGTGGTGCCGCTTGCCGTGGTCTGCATCGGCGTTGTGGTCTACCTGCGCAGGAGGCACCTGTGATCCGCGGGGCGCGTTCCCTTTGGGGGATGGCAGCGGCAGCGGTGGTGCTGCTGATTTTGACGGCAGTGCTGGCCATGGCCGCCCCGGCGGACGAAAAAACGGCTCCCGCGCGGGAGAACGTCTATGTGGCCGAAATCCCCATGCAGGAGCTTTATGGGATGGCGCTCAAAAACGGGAATGGCTCTATGGGGATCGCATTGGAAAATGGCGTCCCCGCGCTGCTTGATGCTCCCGACAGGGATTTTTCCGCGCAGAAGCTGATGCGGTTTCTGCGGGATTTTTCCTCCCTTCCCGCCCGTCGGGTCACCCAGCCGCTGGACCCGGAGGAATATGGCCTGGACACACCCTCGGCAACCCTTTCGGTCCTTCTGCGTGACGGGACGACTCTGCGCTTTTTGCTTGGGGATCGCTGCCCCATGGGGGGCGGCAGTTATCTGATGCAGGAAGGACAGGATGGGATCTATCTGATCGATGAAAAACTGGCGGACCGGCTGTGTGCCTCGATGGACGATTTCCGCGATTTCACCCTGTTCCCCGGGCTCGACCGGGATACCCTCGCGAACCTCGAAACAATCGCGGTCGAACGCGCCGACAGCACCTATCTGCTCGACCGGCTGCCCGATGCGCAGGTGCCGCTTTTTATGCTGCGCGACCCGTTTGAGGCAACCCTGGAGTGGAGTGCCGTGGATGAAAAAATTCTCGCGCCGCTGCAGACGCTCGAGGCGGACGGGTTTGTTTCGCAAGACATCCCGCTGGAGGCCTACGGGCTCGACCGGCCGGAGCTGGCGCTGCATCTCATCTACGACGGGAAGGTCGTTTCGGTGGGGTTTGCAAAGGCCGGGGATGGAAGATATTACTGCGCCGACCTGAGCGGCACCCGGGTGCTTTCCTGCGGCGCGCAAAGCGTACAGTTCCTTGAAACAGGCTATACCGAACTGTTCGCCGCGTCCGCCTACCATGCGAGCGCGGCCGAGACGCAGAATATCACCGTCACAGCGTCAGGCCTGCGCCTGAGCATTGACCTGAATGGCGAAGGGGAAGGCCTGCGCGGTCAATGCGGTGAGAAGACCTTTTCCCAGATGGAGATGACGAAACTCTTTTCCCGGCTGACCGCTTATCCCATCCTGCGGGAACTGCCCGCGGACACAAACCTTCCGGCTGAAGGCGGTATTTCGGTGAGCGTCACCGGACGGGATGGCCATTCGGATATCATCCGGCTGCTTGCACTGGGGCAGGAAGTTGCGGTTGTGATAAATGGCCAGGCAAACTTTTCGACCTATCCCCTTGTGCTGGAGGAGATCGAGTCGGCTCTGCGGCACGCTCTGCAATGACCGGTAATGACAGGCCAAACGGGCCTGTATTACGATATAAACAAGGAGGAAATGAAAAATGAAAAAGATCCTATGTGCAATCCTGGCGCTGGCTATGATGCTCTCCATAGCTGCATGCGGTTCCAGCAGCGCCCCTGCATCCTCGGCGGCCCCGGCGGCATCCAAGGCGCCCGCGGCATCGGCGCCTGCACCCGAACCCGCGGCCGATGCGCCCGCGGGCAAAGCATCTTTTGAACTGAGCATGGCCAACACCCAGCCGGAAGCTGACGTAGAAACCCAGGCCATGATCAAATGCAAGGAAATCCTCGAGGAAAAAACCAATGGCGACATTGCCTGCACCGTGTATCCAAACTCAGAACTTGGCGACACCGACGACCTGGTTGAACAGGCCGCCCAGGGCATGTCCGTCATGGTCCCCACCGACCCGGCGAGGCTTGCGGCCTACATCCCGGAGTTCGGCATCCTGCAGATGCCCTACCTGTTCCCGGATCTGAGCTATCTTGACAAAGTCATGGAAACCGAAACCTACAAAGCGTGGGATCAGGAGTTCCTCAACCACAATGTCAAAGTGCTCGCGGCGAACTGGTATGGCGGCGCGCGTCACTTTGTCCTGAACAAAGAGATCAATACGCCGGAAGATCTGGCCGGTGTCAAGGTCCGCACAATGAAGAATGCGATCGCCACCGATTCCATCAACGCGATGGGCGCTGTCGCAACCCCGATGTCCCAGTCGGAAGTCTATTCCGCGGTGGAACAGAAGGCGCTGGACGGCTGCGAGAACCAGTCCACCTCCACTTACGCGCAGCGGTACTATGAAGTGCTGAAGGTCATCAACAAGACCAATCACTTCACCCTGATCGGCGTACCGGTCGTGGGTACCCCGTTCTATGATTCTCTCTCCCCCGAATACCAGAAGCTGATGGTCGACACCTTCACCGGCGTTGGCCATGACTACCAGGAAATCGGCCTGCAGGAAGAAGCCCGCGTCGAAGCCGAAATGGAAAAAGAAGGCGTGACCCTGCATGAAGTCGATCAGACCGCGTTCCGTGAACGGACCGAGCCGCTCTATGCAAAGTTCGGTTATGAAGAACTGCGCGCCCACCTGATGGATGAAATGAAGTAATATTTGGTACTGCCGCGGGGATGCCGGTGCATTCGTAACCGGCGTCCCCGGTCTGCCAGAGCGAACGATTTCCCTTGATGAGGAGGAGCTATGAAAAAGTTTTACAAAACCCTGTGTAAGATTGAAGAATCTATCTGTGGGTTTTTCCTGTGCACCATTGTTGCGCTCGTCTTTCTCTCGGCGGTTGGCCGGGTGATCAACCATCCGCTGCAATGGTCCATCGATATTTCCCAGTTTTTGCTGGCGTGGACCGCCCTTTTGGGTGCGGATCTTGGCTATCGCTCAGGCAGCGTTCTGGGAGTTGACATTCTGACGCGGAGATTTCCAACCCGCCAGCAGGCGCTGGTCAAATTGTTGGGGACCCTGCTCATAGGGGCCCTGTTAATCTCATTTATCTACTTCGGAATCAAATTGAGTTATGAGAACCGCCTGCGGCTGTTCCAGTCAATCCATCTGAGCTATTCCTGGGTGACCATCAGCCTTCCTGTGATGTCGTCACTGATGTTGATTTCGGTAGCGGCCGATGCGTGGGATGCCTTCCTGGTGCTCATCGGGAAGAAAGACCAGCTTATGAATAGGAGGGCTTGACACATGGCGTTACTTGGTGTTTCTTTTGTAATACTGCTTTTGCTCAATGTACCAATCGCTTTTGTCGTGGCGCTTTCCGGCGTGGGGTTCTTCCTGAGCCATCCGGAGATCCCGTTTTCGATCACTGTGCAGCGCGTGGTTGCCCAAACCCAGTCATACACCTTCCTGGCAATCCCCTTTTTCATCTTCGCAGGCAACCTGATGAACGACAGCGGCATCACCAAGCGGCTGCTTTCGCTTGCAAAGCTGCTGACCCGCAGGATGTACGGCGGGCTCGCGCAGGTCAATATCCTGATGAGTACGCTGATGGGCGGCATTTCCGGCTCCGCCTGCGCGGATGCCTCAATGGAGGCGCGCATCATCGGTCAGGATATGATTAAAGCGGGCTACACCAAAGGGTATACGACCGCTGTCACCTGCCTTTCCGCGCTGATCACCGCCACCATCCCGCCCAGTTTGGGGCTGATCATCTTTGGATTTGTGGGCGGCGTTTCAATTGGCCGGCTGCTGGTCGGCGGCATCATACCGGGCATCCTGATGGCAGTGACCTTGATGACAACGGTTGCCATCACCAGCAAGCGGCGGCATTTCGAACCGCCGATTCCAGATGCCAAGCGCGCGACGGGCAAAGAAATCCTGCATGCCATCCGGGAATCCCTCTGGGCGCTTTTCTTCCCGATTATCCTGATCGTCGGAATACGGCTCGGACTGTTTACCCCTTCCGAAGCGGGCGCGTTCGCGGTGGTTTATGCGATCTTCATCGGCAAGTTCGTCTATAAGGAACTGCACTGGAAAAACTTTAAGGTCTGCCTGCGCAACGCCTGTGTCGACACCGGCGTAATCATGCTGATCATCTGCATGTCCGGTATTTTCTCCTATGCCATAACCTATGTCAAGGCGCCGGCGGTCCTGTCGGAATTCATCCTTGGCATCACGACAAACGTCTACCTGCTGCAGCTCATTATTATGCTGTTCCTGTTTGTGCTGGGCATGTTTATGGACAGCGATGTGAACACCCTGTTGCTGACGCCGATTTTCCTGCCGATGGTCACCTCGGTCGGAATCGATCCGGTGCACTTTGGCGTTATGATGGCAACGATTATCACTGTGGGCATCATGACCCCGCCGATCGGTACAGCCTGCTATATCGTCTGCGGAATCCTGGACTGCCCGCTGGAAGAATATATCAAAGAATCGGTGCCGTTTTTCCTTGCGGTTCTGTTGGAGTTTGCGGTATTGATCTTCTTCCCGCAGGTGGTATTGTTCCTGCCCAACCTGATCTTTGGATAACCCCGCTGTGAAAACAGAGGTAAGATAATGCAAACGGTCCACTCCGTGGGGTGGGCCTGAGAGGATGCTTGTATTGTGGAACTGGTACGCAACATTGCGGATGCGTTTTCAGACAGTGAAAACCTGATCTTCCATGAAGAAGAATGCGAAACGCTGGCGGTGAACGTGGTCCGCCTGCAAAAAGGGGAACAGTCCGGGCTCGCCTGCCATCCGGATGAGGAAGAGATCTATCTCGTCACCCAGGGGAAGGGCGCCGTGGAGCTGAATGGAACTGCCTATCCGGTCAGGCCCGGTCAGGTGATCTATGTACCGCGCAACTATACCCATCGGGCCCGCAATACGGCGGACGAGCCGTTCGAATATGTCTGTGTGGCTAACTGGCCCGACCGGCCCGGAAAAGCCTGCGCGGAATGATCCCGCTGCTGCGGGACGTATCTATCCGCGAAAACCTTTGCAAATCGTCCCACGGCCCGCTGTTTTTCCTTTTTAAAAAAGAGCCGCTAAATTTTTAGCGGCTCTTTGCTTATTGCGGATTCTTTTCCAGGATGCTGATATTGATTCCGTTCACTTCTACACCCTCGTTTGCACGGATGAGGATGTATTTTGCGCCGTTGATGATGCGGGTCTCGACCAGGTCGCTGCGTTCTGGGTTCACATGGATCGTCACATCCGGGGTGCGGACTTCAAACTGCCTGGTGTCAACGATGTTGCGCGGGCTGAGATCGGTGTCTGCGCCGAAGGTATCGTCGTATTTCTCATCGAACGCGGTCACGCGCTCCTCGGCAACCCCGCAGGATTCCAGCACATGCCTGACCGTTTTTTTCGAAACCACAAGCGGTTCCGGTTCTTTGCTGGCCTTGTGTTCTTCGATCATCCCGCAGAGCTGTTCGTTGACCGCCTGTACGATTTCGTAACTGCAGTCGCTGTCGAGCGTCTCTTCCAGAAGGTTCTGGAAAGCCTCTTTCTGCTCGGCGGCAGGCATGGGGATTTCGGTGTTGAAAACGGCGTCAACGAGTTCCTTATGGTTTTCCTTGATGTCCCGCGAATAGTAAAGGGCGTTATAGATGTTGGAACTGCGGTCATCAAAGGCGGGGAACAAAAAGCCGAGTTCCGGAGCGCCGACGATCCAGTCGGATTTGCAGTTGTGGAAAGCATTTTCATAGATGTAATAGCTCAGGGCGGGTTTCGTCATTTTGATGGGGCAGATGCTGCAGAGGATGTAGGTATACACCTCCGAGGAGGCGTCCTCCTGCTGTTCCCCGTCTTTTGCGCGGTATGGAACGTCATACTTGTCACATGCCAGAAGGATGAGGTAGTTGCCTTCGATCGACAGCGACTGAATGATGCGGGAAAACAGCGCCTGGACAGCTTCGTCGTCTGTGAGCGCCGAATTTTTGAGCGACATGAGCAGCTTATGTTCCGCGCTGTCCACCACCTGCCGGGTGTCAAATGTAATATCGATCAGATTTTTGCCAAGCGTACCGGAGAGGGTCCGCTTGAGGATTGACAGAAGCTGTTCGGCTTCCTCCTGCGGCGTGATGCTCAGCGGCTGGCTGAATTCGGAAACGATTTCCCGTTTTTCATTGACATAACAGCCGCGGATGCTGGAGATATTGCTTTTGTCCGGACGAAACCGGCGGCGGATTTCCGCAATTTCTTTCTCGTTCATAACTTCCTCTTTGATTCTGTATGGAATTTCGGCGGCTGGCCGTTTATACGGTCCAGCCGGTTTGGACT from Anaerotruncus rubiinfantis includes:
- a CDS encoding TRAP transporter large permease, whose translation is MALLGVSFVILLLLNVPIAFVVALSGVGFFLSHPEIPFSITVQRVVAQTQSYTFLAIPFFIFAGNLMNDSGITKRLLSLAKLLTRRMYGGLAQVNILMSTLMGGISGSACADASMEARIIGQDMIKAGYTKGYTTAVTCLSALITATIPPSLGLIIFGFVGGVSIGRLLVGGIIPGILMAVTLMTTVAITSKRRHFEPPIPDAKRATGKEILHAIRESLWALFFPIILIVGIRLGLFTPSEAGAFAVVYAIFIGKFVYKELHWKNFKVCLRNACVDTGVIMLIICMSGIFSYAITYVKAPAVLSEFILGITTNVYLLQLIIMLFLFVLGMFMDSDVNTLLLTPIFLPMVTSVGIDPVHFGVMMATIITVGIMTPPIGTACYIVCGILDCPLEEYIKESVPFFLAVLLEFAVLIFFPQVVLFLPNLIFG
- a CDS encoding C4-dicarboxylate TRAP transporter substrate-binding protein, which produces MKKILCAILALAMMLSIAACGSSSAPASSAAPAASKAPAASAPAPEPAADAPAGKASFELSMANTQPEADVETQAMIKCKEILEEKTNGDIACTVYPNSELGDTDDLVEQAAQGMSVMVPTDPARLAAYIPEFGILQMPYLFPDLSYLDKVMETETYKAWDQEFLNHNVKVLAANWYGGARHFVLNKEINTPEDLAGVKVRTMKNAIATDSINAMGAVATPMSQSEVYSAVEQKALDGCENQSTSTYAQRYYEVLKVINKTNHFTLIGVPVVGTPFYDSLSPEYQKLMVDTFTGVGHDYQEIGLQEEARVEAEMEKEGVTLHEVDQTAFRERTEPLYAKFGYEELRAHLMDEMK
- a CDS encoding cupin domain-containing protein; protein product: MELVRNIADAFSDSENLIFHEEECETLAVNVVRLQKGEQSGLACHPDEEEIYLVTQGKGAVELNGTAYPVRPGQVIYVPRNYTHRARNTADEPFEYVCVANWPDRPGKACAE
- a CDS encoding DUF4317 domain-containing protein, with translation MNEKEIAEIRRRFRPDKSNISSIRGCYVNEKREIVSEFSQPLSITPQEEAEQLLSILKRTLSGTLGKNLIDITFDTRQVVDSAEHKLLMSLKNSALTDDEAVQALFSRIIQSLSIEGNYLILLACDKYDVPYRAKDGEQQEDASSEVYTYILCSICPIKMTKPALSYYIYENAFHNCKSDWIVGAPELGFLFPAFDDRSSNIYNALYYSRDIKENHKELVDAVFNTEIPMPAAEQKEAFQNLLEETLDSDCSYEIVQAVNEQLCGMIEEHKASKEPEPLVVSKKTVRHVLESCGVAEERVTAFDEKYDDTFGADTDLSPRNIVDTRQFEVRTPDVTIHVNPERSDLVETRIINGAKYILIRANEGVEVNGINISILEKNPQ
- a CDS encoding GldG family protein; translated protein: MKKKTPEKSGARRVWAASMALAVLLMVLANLCAALMTDRLGAKFDLTENKLYALSDTTIEIIGNLETPVTIQVFNNRTDFLILIREILDRYQRGGNMVTVQYADPYANPRLVQGYKDEGYEIGLNSVAVVGGGQKKVFAITDLYDIDPSTQQVNACIAEQVLTSAISAVAAGHTRLVQFTDGHDERPSAGLMEIFESNNFEIQRTAVAITGIDSRTDLLVIAAPTRDFEDRETQMIGDYLLGGGRLMVFLPPASTAFPNLTQLLREWGISVSDGVVREPQLFMYSDPVNVAATYVAHPITEFFSKNRYYVVSPSSRALSQEFMQMGSIATRPVLTSSSKSYAKSEIETGDPEKREGDAEGPFLLAVTAERDNGTDPVARIFCMGSSGVYGDDLLSARSLANRDLLIQAAGWLAEDEPLFHIPAKNLNLSAIGILDYQVGILGLLLILVVPLAVVCIGVVVYLRRRHL
- a CDS encoding TRAP transporter small permease, which produces MKKFYKTLCKIEESICGFFLCTIVALVFLSAVGRVINHPLQWSIDISQFLLAWTALLGADLGYRSGSVLGVDILTRRFPTRQQALVKLLGTLLIGALLISFIYFGIKLSYENRLRLFQSIHLSYSWVTISLPVMSSLMLISVAADAWDAFLVLIGKKDQLMNRRA
- a CDS encoding DUF4340 domain-containing protein; amino-acid sequence: MIRGARSLWGMAAAAVVLLILTAVLAMAAPADEKTAPARENVYVAEIPMQELYGMALKNGNGSMGIALENGVPALLDAPDRDFSAQKLMRFLRDFSSLPARRVTQPLDPEEYGLDTPSATLSVLLRDGTTLRFLLGDRCPMGGGSYLMQEGQDGIYLIDEKLADRLCASMDDFRDFTLFPGLDRDTLANLETIAVERADSTYLLDRLPDAQVPLFMLRDPFEATLEWSAVDEKILAPLQTLEADGFVSQDIPLEAYGLDRPELALHLIYDGKVVSVGFAKAGDGRYYCADLSGTRVLSCGAQSVQFLETGYTELFAASAYHASAAETQNITVTASGLRLSIDLNGEGEGLRGQCGEKTFSQMEMTKLFSRLTAYPILRELPADTNLPAEGGISVSVTGRDGHSDIIRLLALGQEVAVVINGQANFSTYPLVLEEIESALRHALQ